A window of Hippoglossus stenolepis isolate QCI-W04-F060 chromosome 16, HSTE1.2, whole genome shotgun sequence contains these coding sequences:
- the pick1 gene encoding PRKCA-binding protein, with product MFTDMDYELEEDKLGIPTVPGTVCLKKDPNNLIGISIGGGAQYCPCLYIVQVFDNTPAALEGTLAAGDEITGVNGKPVKGKTKVEVAKMIQVVQGEATIHYNKLQADPKQGKSLDIVLKKVKHRLVENMSSGTADALGLSRAILCNDGLVKRLEELEKTAELYKGLMEHTKRLLRAFFELSQTHRAFGDVFSVIGVREPQAAASEAFVKFADAHRNIEKYGIQLLKTLKPMLHDLNTYLHKAIPDTKLTIRKYLDVKFEYLSYCLKVKEMDDEEYSSIAIGEPMYRVSTGNYEYRLVLRCRQEARARFAKMRKDVLEKIELLDQKHVQDIVFQLQRFVSGMSHYYDECYAVLKEADVFPIEVDLSRTMINYCSQSLSYTEDEEEDEDGRGREEGGGGSAGGQAENGAEKLIDDE from the exons ATGTTCACAGACATGGACTATGAGCTGGAAGAGGACAAGCT AGGGATACCAACAGTACCTGGTACTGTGTGTCTGAAGAAAGATCCGAACAACCTTATTGGCATCAGCATTGGTGGGGGGGCCCAGTACTGTCCTTGCCTCTACATTGTCCAG GTCTTCGATAACACCCCAGCAGCTCTGGAGGGGACGCTGGCAGCAGGCGATGAAATCACAGGTGTGAACGGGAAACCAGTGAAGGGGAAGACTAAAGTGGAGGTGGCCAAGATGATTCAAGTTGTCCAG ggagaaGCAACGATCCACTACAACAAACTGCAGGCAGATCCAAAACAGGGGAAGTCTCTGGATATAG tgctgAAAAAGGTCAAACATCGGCTGGTAGAGAATATGAGCTCAGGCACCGCAGACGCTCTGGGACTCAGCAGAGCTATTCTCTGCAACG ATGGACTGGTCAAAAGACTGGAAGAGCTGGAGAAAACGGCAGAGCTCTACAAAG GGCTGATGGAGCACACAAAGAGGCTGCTCAGAGCTTTTTTTGAGCTTTCTCAGACTCACAGAG CGTTTGGTGACGTTTTCTCTGTCATCGGCGTTCGAGAGCCCCAGGCGGCGGCCAGCGAGGCGTTTGTCAAGTTTGCTGATGCTCACCGCAACATCGAGAAATATGGAATTCAGCTGCTAAAGACCCTCAAACCC ATGCTCCATGACCTGAACACGTACCTTCACAAGGCCATACCGGACACGAAGCTCACCATCCGCAAGTACCTGGATGTGAAGTTTGAGTATCTG TCGTACTGTCTGAAGGTGAAGGAAATGGACGATGAAGAATACAGCAGTATT GCCATCGGAGAGCCCATGTATCGCGTGAGCACCGGTAACTATGAGTACCGCCTGGTGCTGCGGTGTCGGCAGGAGGCCCGGGCCCGCTTCGCCAAAATGAGGAAGGACGTCCTGGAGAAGATAGAGCTGCTGGATCAGAAACACG TCCAGGACATTGTGTTCCAGCTGCAGCGCTTCGTCTCCGGCATGTCACATTACTACGACGAGTGCTACGCCGTCCTGAAGGAGGCGGACGTGTTCCCCATCGAAGTGGACCTCTCCCGCACCATGATCAACTACTGCAGCCAGTCGCTGTCCTACacggaggatgaagaggaggacgaggacggaagaggcagagaggaaggaggcgGCGGCAGCGCAGGCGGTCAAGCGGAGAACGGCGCCGAGAAACTGATCGATGACGAATGA
- the plbd1a gene encoding phospholipase B-like 1 — MLRAWSVCVLLLIGASLSAADKMTAATVYWDPLQKTVLLKEGVLEVEGDAYGYLNDTLSSTGWSILEIRAGYGKTPETDEVTFFLAGYLEGFLTAQQMMDNYINMYPQLIHDPKILGPVQSFMEKQDSWVRAQVKSNKSSDPLWRHAGFIVAQMDGLQAGARDWAKKQGKKPLSLFSIQFLSAVGDLLDLIPALVPDSRHRDFRRPGMGHCSALIKMLPGFENLLFAHSSWYTYAATMRIYKHWDFHVADPNTATGKLSFSSYPGFLVSLDDFYLLGSGLMMTQTTNNVFNSSLFESVTPHSLLAWQRVRLAHSLAHTGEEWAQTFSKHNSGTYNNQYMVLDRSKVKLGHSIDDGALTVVEQIPGLVEFSDQTQALRRGYWPSYNVPFHEKIYLLSGYGEMWKEYGEDFSYDLCPRAKIFRRDQADVKDLDSLKHIMRSNDYKKDPYSKGDPCKSICCRNDLSSEKPSPGGCYDTKVTDFQMAEYFHAEAVNGPTTQDGLPPFIWDKFSNISHQGLPQSYNFTFVRMQPLLFQP; from the exons ATGCTCCGGgcctggagtgtgtgtgtcctcctcctgATCGGGGCGAGCCTCTCCGCTGCAGACA AGATGACAGCAGCCACCGTGTACTGGGATCCCCTCCAAAAGACCGTCCTGCTGAAGGAAGGGGttctggaggtggagggggacgCGTACGGGTACCTGAACGACACCTTGTCCAGTACAGGCTGGAGCATCCTCGAGATCCGGGCCGGCTACGGAAAAACCCCCGAGACCGACGAGGTCACCTTCTTCCTCGCCGGATACCTCGAAGGCTTCCTCACCGCCCA GCAGATGATGGACAACTACATCAACATGTACCCGCAGCTGATTCACGACCCAAAGATCCTCGGCCCTGTTCAGAGTTTCATGGA GAAGCAGGATTCATGGGTCAGGGCGCAAGTGAAGTCCAACAAGAGCTCCGATCCTCTGTGGAGACACGCAGGCTTCATCGTGGCCCAGATGGACGGACTCCAAGCCGGAGCAAGAGACTGGGCCAAGAAACAAGGGAAAAAG CCGCTGTCCCTGTTCTCCATCCAGTTCCTGAGCGCGGTGGGAGACCTGCTGGATCTGATCCCAGCCCTGGTCCCCGACTCCCGACACAGAGACTTCAGACGGCCGGGGATGGGGCACTGCTCCGCGCTCATCAAG atGCTCCCCGGCTTTGAGAACCTCCTGTTCGCCCACTCCAGCTGGTACACGTACGCTGCCACCATGCGCATCTACAAACACTGGGACTTCCACGTCGCTGATCCCAACACGGCCACTGGGAAACTGTCGTTCAGCAGCTACCCTG GTTTCCTGGTGTCTCTCGATGACTTCTACCTCTTGGGCAGTGGTCTGATGATGACCCAGACCACCAACAATGTCTTCAACTCCTCCCTGTTCGAGTCGGTGACCCCCCACAGTCTGCTGGCATGGCAGAGGGTCCGGCTGGCTCACAGTCTGGCTCACACCGGAGAGGAGTGGGCCCAGACCTTCTCCAAGCACAACTCAG GTACCTACAACAACCAGTACATGGTGTTGGACAGGAGCAAAGTGAAGCTGGGCCACAGCATCGATGACGGTGCTCTGACGGTGGTGGAGCAGATCCCCGGCCTGGTGGAGTTCTCCGACCAGACACAGGCTCTGCGCAGAG GTTACTGGCCGTCCTACAACGTACCTTTCCACGAGAAGATCTACCTGCTGAGTGGCTACGGTGAAATGTGGAAGGAGTATGGAGAGGACTTCTCCTACGATCTCTGTCCCAGGGCCAAGATCTTCCGCCGGGATCAGGCCGACGTCAAGGACCTGGACTCCTTGAAGCACATCATGAGGTCCAACG ACTACAAGAAGGATCCATACTCCAAAGGCGACCCCTGCAAGTCCATCTGCTGCCGTAACGACTTGAGTTCCGAGAAGCCTTCACCAGGAGGTTGCTACGACACCAAG GTGACAGATTTCCAAATGGCTGAGTATTTCCATGCGGAGGCGGTGAACGGGCCGACCACACAGGACGGACTCCCGCCGTTCATTTGGGACAAGTTCAGCAACATCAGCCACCAAGGTCTGCCGCAGTCCTACAACTTCACCTTCGTCAGGATGCAGCCTCTGCTCTTTCAAccgtga